The proteins below come from a single Streptomyces sp. MRC013 genomic window:
- a CDS encoding GNAT family N-acetyltransferase, which produces MPVIIRDFRPEDAEAVARSRRATVPFLAVTPRSVLFDVETANPAKRFRLLVAEEDGEVVGTVHAGIAYDSDEPGQAYATPNVHPDRRGRGAGGLLLRAAEEHLAAHGATSVYAWARDDPRSLAFARGRGYRPTRTAHFQHLDLASAALPEPPAELPPGVALRTAADYEDDPRPMFEADAEATSDEPGDIATDLDDFDDWVRHTWDNPLLDRRLSTVVTVDGRVASYTAAHTDGGSRYVSGMTGTLRAHRGRGLARLAKTDSLRRARAAGYTDAYTSNDGANAPMLAVNARLGYRICATEVRHVRTLG; this is translated from the coding sequence ATGCCCGTCATCATCCGTGACTTCCGCCCCGAGGACGCCGAGGCCGTGGCCCGGTCCCGCCGGGCCACCGTGCCGTTCCTGGCGGTGACCCCGCGCTCGGTCCTCTTCGACGTCGAGACCGCCAACCCGGCCAAGAGGTTCCGCCTGCTCGTGGCCGAGGAGGACGGCGAGGTCGTCGGGACCGTCCACGCCGGCATCGCGTACGACAGCGACGAGCCCGGCCAGGCGTACGCCACGCCGAACGTCCACCCCGACCGCCGCGGCCGCGGCGCGGGCGGCCTGCTGCTGCGCGCCGCCGAGGAGCACCTCGCGGCCCACGGCGCCACGTCCGTCTACGCTTGGGCGCGGGACGACCCGCGGAGCCTGGCGTTCGCCCGCGGGCGCGGCTACCGCCCCACCAGGACCGCGCACTTCCAGCATCTGGACCTGGCGTCCGCCGCCCTGCCCGAACCGCCCGCAGAGCTTCCGCCCGGGGTCGCGCTGCGCACGGCCGCCGACTACGAGGACGATCCGAGGCCGATGTTCGAGGCGGACGCGGAGGCCACGTCCGACGAGCCGGGCGACATCGCCACCGACCTCGACGACTTCGACGACTGGGTGCGCCACACCTGGGACAATCCGCTGCTCGACCGCCGGCTGTCCACGGTCGTCACGGTGGACGGCCGGGTGGCCTCCTACACCGCCGCCCACACGGACGGCGGTTCCCGCTACGTCTCCGGCATGACCGGGACCCTGCGCGCCCACCGCGGCCGCGGTCTGGCCCGGCTGGCCAAGACGGACTCGCTGCGCCGCGCCCGTGCCGCCGGCTACACCGACGCGTACACGAGCAACGACGGCGCGAACGCCCCGATGCTGGCCGTCAACGCCCGGCTCGGCTACCGGATCTGCGCGACGGAGGTGCGCCACGTCCGCACGCTCGGCTGA
- a CDS encoding SGNH/GDSL hydrolase family protein yields the protein MKASRRAVSASALLLGAALALTGAGAAQADFSTAAVDYVALGDSYSSGVGAGAYDSASGSCKRTPRAYPALWAAANAPSSFAFTACSGSRTTDVTAGQLWPLNSGTDLVSVTVGGNDAGFADVMTTCVTQSEAVCIQRVNTARGYMDTTLPGRLDTVYRAIRGKAPSARVVVLGYPRFYKLGGSCIAGLTENERRAINEAADHLNATTAKRAADHGFAFGDVVPTFTGHEICSGSAWLHSVNWLNIGESYHPTAAGQSGGYLPVLRSAA from the coding sequence ATGAAAGCTTCCCGCCGTGCCGTGTCCGCGTCCGCGCTCCTCCTCGGCGCCGCCCTCGCCCTCACCGGTGCGGGGGCCGCGCAGGCCGACTTCTCGACAGCCGCCGTCGACTACGTGGCCCTCGGCGACTCCTACTCCTCCGGCGTCGGAGCCGGCGCGTACGACAGCGCCAGCGGCTCCTGCAAGCGCACGCCCCGCGCCTACCCCGCCCTCTGGGCGGCCGCCAACGCCCCCTCGTCGTTCGCCTTCACCGCCTGCTCGGGCTCGAGGACGACCGATGTGACGGCCGGCCAGCTCTGGCCCCTCAACAGCGGGACGGACCTCGTCTCCGTGACCGTCGGCGGCAACGACGCGGGCTTCGCCGACGTCATGACCACCTGTGTCACCCAGTCCGAGGCCGTCTGCATCCAGCGCGTCAACACGGCCAGGGGCTACATGGACACGACGCTGCCCGGCCGCCTCGACACCGTCTACCGCGCCATCCGCGGCAAGGCCCCCTCCGCCCGGGTCGTCGTCCTCGGCTACCCCCGCTTCTACAAGCTCGGCGGCTCCTGCATCGCCGGGCTGACCGAGAACGAGCGGCGTGCCATCAACGAGGCCGCCGACCACCTCAACGCCACCACCGCCAAGCGCGCCGCCGACCACGGCTTCGCCTTCGGCGACGTCGTCCCGACCTTCACCGGCCACGAGATCTGCTCGGGTTCGGCGTGGCTGCACAGCGTCAACTGGCTCAACATCGGCGAGTCGTACCACCCCACGGCCGCGGGCCAGTCGGGCGGCTACCTCCCCGTCCTCAGGAGCGCCGCGTAG
- a CDS encoding BTAD domain-containing putative transcriptional regulator produces MTSADAESVGTRPTGPPSGEDRTPGASTDDTAPTFTLLGPVGLRTAGGRALTGPEKRTSVLAALLLHLNRTVSPDLLTSALWDEEPPRHSRTVVQGHISRIRAELAEADAPAWGIELATLGGGYVLRAPEGHLDSHRFAALTARARGAAAAAAVPLLRRALGLWHGAALAGTARTGVLTAAAQSLEDARLTAVENLGAALLRSQNASEAVVLLRPEAAAHPLRETLLAVLLEAMAACGQQSSAIEAFHRTRRLLKEDLGVEPGPVLSSVYAGLLGPPRRAGEGWAAPAPDAARPYPPEARRPAPAPEVGPAPRRRPDLLPRPPAGFIGRAPELRHLAALAGPADGPAASVPPVVLITGPAGVGKTSLALRWAHQHTARYPDGCLFADLRGFSPNGEADEMQVLRMFLQALGVPASHVPDASQAAAALYRSRVADRRLLVVLDNARDSAQVRSLLPSGRHCTTLVTSRNRLDGLVVTDGAESLVLREFPARTGVALLRAVLGEARVADEEAEAHRLARLCDGLPLALRITAARLRARPSWPLRAMADELANEQQRLLLLRAEDMSVAAALGVSVAQLTARDAALFHALGRFPGREFDDWTAAALVGLPRPEASEGLDRLGAAHLVHEERPGRYVLHDLVRLFARDAGSHDTAGADAARRRLLDHYARTLRHAVTVVDPSGDPPVPLPVHDGAGPHGPRFDDSARALHWYSTEHENLRAAAALALASAAGTPPGAEDGHRAWLLPALLWPLVVWRPHGGWTPVLERALRAVEAPPATAVPPPEGSAVPVARARLHAALGRLYAETGRLPQGGRHLAVAAALLRHHAQHATNAQVLMMLGNAQARLGRPERADHVHVRALTSAVGAGVCPPGMLAHYRQARLALAEHRLEDASDHFARSLALAPADQYQLWRAWMAGVHGRELRRTGHLAEAREHLRHALVLARRHHLRVHTAQVLWQLAEIAEELGDAEAAEDYRGQAQQEDGRVLQG; encoded by the coding sequence GTGACGAGCGCAGACGCGGAGAGCGTGGGTACCCGGCCGACGGGTCCCCCCTCCGGAGAGGACCGCACACCGGGTGCGTCCACCGACGACACCGCCCCGACGTTCACGCTGCTCGGCCCCGTGGGGCTGCGGACGGCCGGCGGCCGGGCGCTGACCGGTCCCGAGAAGCGGACCAGCGTGCTCGCCGCGCTCCTGCTCCACCTCAACCGGACGGTCAGCCCCGACCTGCTGACCAGTGCCCTGTGGGACGAGGAGCCGCCGCGGCACAGCCGTACCGTCGTGCAGGGGCACATATCGCGGATCCGCGCCGAGCTGGCGGAGGCGGACGCCCCCGCGTGGGGGATCGAGCTGGCCACCCTCGGCGGGGGCTATGTGCTGCGGGCTCCGGAGGGGCACCTCGACAGCCACCGGTTCGCCGCCCTGACCGCGCGGGCGCGTGGGGCGGCGGCGGCCGCCGCCGTTCCGCTGCTGCGTCGCGCACTCGGCCTGTGGCACGGAGCGGCGCTCGCCGGCACCGCGCGCACCGGCGTGCTCACCGCCGCGGCGCAGTCCCTGGAGGACGCGCGCCTGACGGCCGTCGAGAACCTGGGGGCGGCGCTCCTGCGGTCGCAGAACGCCTCCGAGGCGGTGGTCCTGCTGCGCCCGGAGGCCGCCGCGCACCCCCTGCGCGAGACCCTCCTCGCCGTACTGCTGGAGGCCATGGCGGCCTGCGGGCAGCAGTCCTCGGCCATCGAGGCGTTCCATCGCACCCGCCGGCTCCTCAAGGAGGATCTGGGCGTCGAGCCCGGCCCCGTCCTGAGCAGCGTGTACGCCGGCCTTCTGGGCCCTCCCCGCAGGGCGGGCGAGGGGTGGGCCGCGCCCGCCCCCGACGCCGCGCGCCCGTACCCCCCGGAGGCCCGGCGCCCGGCCCCCGCCCCCGAGGTGGGCCCCGCCCCGCGGAGGAGGCCCGACCTGCTGCCCCGGCCTCCGGCCGGGTTCATCGGCCGCGCGCCGGAACTGCGGCACCTCGCCGCCCTGGCCGGCCCCGCGGACGGCCCGGCCGCCTCCGTGCCGCCCGTCGTCCTCATCACCGGCCCGGCCGGCGTCGGCAAGACGTCGCTGGCACTGCGCTGGGCGCACCAGCACACCGCCCGCTATCCCGACGGATGCCTCTTCGCCGACCTGCGCGGCTTCAGCCCGAACGGCGAAGCCGACGAGATGCAGGTGCTGCGCATGTTCCTCCAGGCCCTGGGCGTCCCGGCATCCCACGTACCGGACGCCTCCCAGGCCGCGGCGGCCCTGTACCGCTCACGGGTCGCGGACCGCCGGCTGCTCGTCGTGCTGGACAACGCACGCGACTCCGCCCAGGTGCGGTCGCTGCTCCCCAGCGGCCGCCACTGCACGACGCTGGTGACCAGCCGCAACCGCCTCGACGGACTGGTCGTCACCGACGGCGCCGAGTCCCTGGTGCTGCGGGAGTTCCCCGCCCGGACGGGAGTCGCGCTGCTGAGGGCCGTCCTCGGCGAGGCCCGGGTGGCGGACGAGGAGGCCGAAGCCCACCGCCTGGCCCGGTTGTGCGACGGACTGCCCCTCGCGCTGCGGATCACCGCGGCACGCCTGCGGGCCCGTCCCTCCTGGCCCCTGCGCGCCATGGCCGACGAACTCGCCAACGAGCAGCAGCGCCTCCTCCTCCTGCGGGCCGAGGACATGTCGGTGGCGGCGGCCCTCGGGGTCTCCGTCGCCCAGCTGACGGCCCGGGACGCCGCGCTGTTCCACGCCCTGGGCCGCTTCCCCGGCCGCGAGTTCGACGACTGGACGGCCGCCGCCCTCGTCGGCCTTCCCCGCCCGGAGGCGAGCGAGGGCCTGGACCGGCTGGGCGCCGCCCACCTGGTCCACGAGGAGCGGCCCGGCCGTTACGTCCTGCACGACCTGGTACGCCTCTTCGCCCGCGATGCAGGGAGCCACGACACCGCCGGAGCCGACGCCGCACGACGCCGCCTGCTCGACCACTACGCCCGTACCCTGCGGCACGCGGTGACGGTGGTGGACCCCAGCGGTGATCCGCCGGTCCCCCTGCCCGTCCACGACGGCGCGGGTCCGCACGGCCCGCGCTTCGACGACAGCGCCCGGGCGCTCCACTGGTACAGCACCGAACACGAGAACCTCCGCGCCGCCGCCGCCCTCGCCCTCGCCTCCGCGGCCGGCACGCCCCCCGGCGCGGAGGACGGCCACCGGGCCTGGCTCCTGCCCGCACTGCTGTGGCCACTCGTCGTGTGGCGCCCGCACGGCGGCTGGACACCGGTGCTGGAACGGGCCCTGCGGGCCGTCGAGGCCCCGCCCGCCACCGCCGTCCCCCCGCCCGAGGGCTCCGCCGTGCCCGTGGCGCGTGCCCGGCTGCACGCCGCGCTGGGACGGCTGTACGCCGAGACCGGTCGGCTGCCCCAGGGCGGCCGGCACCTCGCCGTGGCGGCCGCGCTCCTGCGGCACCACGCTCAGCACGCCACCAACGCACAGGTCCTGATGATGCTCGGCAACGCCCAGGCGCGCCTCGGCCGCCCGGAGCGGGCCGATCACGTGCACGTGCGCGCCCTCACGTCGGCGGTCGGGGCGGGCGTGTGCCCTCCCGGCATGCTGGCGCACTACCGGCAGGCCCGACTCGCCCTGGCGGAGCACCGGCTGGAGGACGCCTCCGACCACTTCGCCCGCTCCCTCGCGCTGGCACCGGCCGACCAGTACCAGCTGTGGCGCGCCTGGATGGCCGGCGTCCACGGCCGGGAGCTGCGCCGCACCGGCCACCTGGCCGAGGCCCGCGAGCACCTCCGGCACGCCCTGGTCCTCGCCCGCCGGCACCACCTGCGGGTCCACACCGCCCAGGTGCTGTGGCAGCTCGCCGAGATCGCCGAAGAGCTCGGTGACGCCGAGGCCGCCGAGGACTACCGGGGGCAGGCGCAGCAGGAGGACGGGCGGGTGCTCCAGGGCTGA
- a CDS encoding DUF4232 domain-containing protein, translating into MSGKHTRKAVITAMGLAAVLSLTACNGDEYGGADTPDASSASVGGAAGSASSGSSGGSSGSNASGSGGSSGSSSGGSSTSSGGEGGGSDAGSATDICRTGRMQIDAVDNSTDGKEGVVTVSLKNTGSGPCRIKGYAGVDLKTGDGDTVSLDRNGDAAPSNVLAGGETAAFNIYYPKNDSGGTGVRPTTIVVTAPDDTAQATVAWPGGSIPVTGDSGGGLEISPVAKVG; encoded by the coding sequence ATGTCCGGCAAGCACACCCGCAAGGCAGTCATCACGGCAATGGGCCTCGCGGCCGTGTTGTCACTCACCGCGTGCAACGGGGACGAGTACGGCGGTGCCGACACGCCGGACGCGTCCTCGGCCTCCGTCGGCGGTGCGGCCGGCTCCGCCTCCTCCGGTTCGAGCGGCGGCTCCTCCGGTTCGAACGCGTCCGGCTCCGGCGGCTCCTCCGGAAGCTCCTCCGGCGGTTCCTCCACCTCCTCCGGCGGAGAGGGCGGCGGCTCCGACGCGGGCAGCGCGACGGACATCTGCCGTACCGGCCGGATGCAGATCGACGCCGTCGACAACTCCACCGACGGCAAGGAGGGCGTCGTCACCGTCAGCCTCAAGAACACCGGGTCCGGCCCCTGCAGGATCAAGGGCTACGCCGGCGTCGACCTGAAGACGGGCGACGGGGACACCGTGTCCCTGGACCGCAACGGCGACGCGGCTCCCTCGAACGTCCTCGCCGGCGGCGAGACCGCCGCGTTCAACATCTACTACCCGAAGAACGACTCCGGCGGCACCGGCGTCCGCCCCACCACGATCGTGGTCACGGCACCCGACGACACCGCCCAGGCCACCGTCGCCTGGCCCGGGGGATCGATTCCCGTCACCGGGGACTCGGGCGGCGGCCTGGAGATCAGCCCCGTCGCCAAGGTCGGCTGA
- a CDS encoding GntR family transcriptional regulator, whose protein sequence is MSAFAPDSLALNRKLPLWYQVSQSLRASILGRSPDAPLRLPTEEQLAAHYGVSVLTMRQALRELEQEGLISRHRRRGTFIEPGARRSAPRRVLGSIDAIVAQQSGERTTVLGHGAAGVPGELAEYFPDVAEVVTYRRLRRDVETGEPTNWAENAVRPELADRIDVADLERWPMTKVLRDTVGVRISRITDTVEARLADPATAELLDVPLLSPILHYTGVTYDEDGRVADVARIRYRGDRFSFTVTVEAD, encoded by the coding sequence GTGTCCGCCTTCGCCCCCGACTCCCTGGCCCTGAACCGGAAGCTGCCGCTCTGGTACCAGGTGTCCCAGTCCCTGCGCGCCTCGATACTGGGGCGCTCCCCGGACGCGCCGCTGCGGCTGCCCACCGAGGAGCAGCTCGCCGCGCACTACGGGGTGAGCGTGCTGACCATGCGCCAGGCGCTCCGGGAGCTGGAGCAGGAGGGCCTGATCAGCAGGCACCGGCGGCGCGGCACCTTCATCGAGCCGGGCGCCCGGCGCAGCGCCCCGCGCCGGGTGCTCGGCTCGATCGACGCGATCGTGGCGCAGCAGTCCGGCGAGCGGACCACGGTCCTCGGGCACGGGGCGGCGGGGGTGCCCGGCGAGCTGGCGGAGTACTTCCCGGACGTGGCGGAGGTCGTCACGTACCGGCGGCTCCGCCGGGACGTGGAGACGGGCGAGCCGACGAACTGGGCGGAGAACGCCGTCCGTCCGGAGCTGGCGGACCGGATCGACGTGGCGGACCTGGAACGCTGGCCGATGACGAAGGTGCTGCGGGACACGGTGGGGGTGCGCATCAGCCGGATCACCGACACGGTCGAGGCGCGGCTCGCCGACCCGGCGACGGCGGAGCTGCTGGACGTGCCGCTGCTGTCGCCGATCCTCCACTACACGGGCGTGACGTACGACGAGGACGGCCGCGTGGCGGACGTGGCCCGCATCCGCTACCGCGGGGACCGGTTCTCCTTCACGGTCACCGTCGAGGCGGACTGA
- the hmgA gene encoding homogentisate 1,2-dioxygenase gives MNMGGAAQADEQTRKTAEGLEYLSGFGNEHQSEAVPGALPLGRNSPQRAPLGLYAEQLSGSAFTEPRARNRRSWLYRVRPSAAHPPFTRADNGALRSAPFTETVPDPNRLRWNPLPDPAPGTDWLAGLWTLGGNGDVAQRTGMAVHLYHANASMERVFSDADGELLIVPERGGLLLRTELGLLAVGPGEVALVPRGVRFRVELVDGTARGYVCENYGQPFQLPDLGPIGANGLANPRDFRAPVAAYEDVEGPVEVVNKYCGNLWRAEYGHSPLDVVAWHGNYLPYVYDLRTFNVIGTISYDHPDPSIFTVLTSPTDTPGLAGVDFVVFAPRWLVGEDTFRPPYFHRNVMSEYMGLVEGAYDAKAEGFVPGGGSLHTMMSAHGPDRETFDRASAAELRPQKIDDGLAFMFETRWPIATTAQAAEADHLQRGYDDVWQGLERHFRP, from the coding sequence ATGAACATGGGTGGCGCCGCGCAGGCGGACGAGCAGACGAGGAAGACCGCCGAGGGCCTGGAGTACCTCTCCGGCTTCGGCAACGAGCACCAGTCGGAGGCCGTTCCCGGCGCCCTCCCGCTGGGCCGCAACTCCCCGCAGCGGGCGCCGCTCGGGCTGTACGCGGAACAGCTGAGCGGCAGCGCCTTCACCGAGCCGCGGGCCCGCAACCGCCGCTCGTGGCTGTACCGCGTCCGCCCCTCGGCGGCGCACCCGCCGTTCACCCGCGCCGACAACGGCGCGCTGCGCTCGGCGCCCTTCACCGAGACCGTCCCGGACCCGAACCGGCTGCGCTGGAACCCCCTCCCGGACCCCGCGCCCGGGACGGACTGGCTGGCCGGCCTGTGGACGCTCGGCGGCAACGGCGACGTGGCGCAGCGCACCGGCATGGCCGTGCACCTGTACCACGCGAACGCCTCCATGGAGCGGGTCTTCAGCGACGCGGACGGCGAGCTGCTGATCGTCCCGGAGCGCGGCGGGCTGCTGCTCCGCACCGAGCTGGGCCTGCTCGCCGTGGGCCCCGGCGAGGTGGCGCTGGTGCCGCGCGGCGTCCGCTTCCGCGTGGAGCTGGTGGACGGGACGGCCCGCGGGTACGTGTGCGAGAACTACGGGCAGCCGTTCCAGCTCCCGGACCTCGGCCCGATCGGCGCCAACGGCCTGGCCAACCCGCGCGACTTCCGGGCGCCGGTCGCCGCGTACGAGGACGTGGAGGGCCCCGTCGAGGTCGTCAACAAGTACTGCGGGAACCTGTGGCGGGCCGAGTACGGCCACTCCCCGCTGGACGTCGTCGCCTGGCACGGCAACTACCTCCCGTACGTCTACGACCTGCGGACCTTCAACGTCATCGGGACGATCAGCTACGACCACCCCGACCCGTCGATCTTCACGGTGCTGACCTCGCCGACCGACACGCCGGGGCTCGCCGGCGTGGACTTCGTGGTGTTCGCCCCGCGCTGGCTGGTGGGCGAGGACACCTTCCGGCCGCCGTACTTCCACCGGAACGTGATGAGCGAGTACATGGGCCTCGTCGAGGGCGCGTACGACGCGAAGGCGGAGGGCTTCGTGCCCGGCGGCGGCTCGCTGCACACCATGATGTCCGCCCACGGCCCCGACCGGGAGACGTTCGACAGGGCCAGCGCCGCCGAGCTGAGGCCGCAGAAGATCGACGACGGGCTGGCCTTCATGTTCGAGACCCGCTGGCCGATCGCGACCACCGCCCAGGCGGCGGAGGCGGACCACCTGCAGCGGGGCTACGACGACGTGTGGCAGGGTCTCGAGCGCCACTTCCGCCCGTAG
- a CDS encoding class F sortase: MGPGRRAVRALPGGGGGAAGARGRAAAHRRVEGRAAGRPAGAAGRRTAGAAGSGAAGGPGGRAATARGAETAGETASRPASPSPAERIAVPAITIEAPVMRLGLDRAGRLNSPPVDRPKLAGWYEGGAAPGEKGTAIVVGHRDTRTGPAVFLNLDSLKPGNTVRVTREDGITAVFTVDRVRTYDKADFPDREVYGPANRPELRLLTCGGAFHPREGYAANVVVFAHLTDTVRTGARRV; this comes from the coding sequence GTGGGCCCGGGACGACGAGCCGTCCGTGCCCTCCCCGGCGGCGGTGGCGGCGCCGCCGGGGCCCGCGGCCGCGCCGCCGCCCACCGCCGAGTCGAAGGCCGGGCGGCCGGCCGGCCCGCCGGCGCCGCGGGGCGCCGAACCGCGGGCGCGGCGGGGAGCGGGGCCGCCGGCGGGCCGGGGGGCCGGGCGGCCACGGCCCGGGGCGCCGAAACCGCCGGCGAAACCGCCTCCCGCCCCGCTTCCCCCTCGCCCGCCGAGCGGATCGCCGTCCCGGCCATCACCATCGAGGCCCCGGTGATGCGCCTGGGCCTGGACCGGGCGGGACGGCTGAACTCCCCGCCCGTCGACCGGCCCAAGCTGGCCGGCTGGTACGAGGGCGGCGCCGCGCCCGGCGAGAAGGGCACCGCGATCGTGGTCGGCCACCGCGACACCCGCACCGGTCCGGCCGTCTTCCTGAACCTCGACTCGCTCAAGCCCGGCAACACCGTCCGGGTCACCCGCGAGGACGGGATCACCGCCGTGTTCACGGTCGACCGCGTGCGCACCTACGACAAGGCGGACTTCCCCGACCGGGAGGTGTACGGGCCGGCGAACCGCCCGGAGCTGCGCCTGCTCACCTGCGGAGGGGCCTTCCACCCCCGCGAGGGGTACGCGGCCAACGTCGTGGTCTTCGCCCACCTCACCGACACGGTCCGCACCGGCGCCCGCAGGGTGTGA
- a CDS encoding aldehyde dehydrogenase family protein: MKAHEGMYTDGAWRPATGTGTVTVVNPATEEPFATVPAGGAEDVDAAVRAARAAFPGWSATPPGERAAHLTALRDALAARQHEIAETVTAELGAPPKAAYAVHAGLPVTVAGSYAELLATYPFEERVGNSTVLLEPVGVVGAITPWNYPLHQIVAKVAPALAAGCTVVVKPAEETPLTARLFARCVHEAGLPAGVVNVVTGLGHVAGRALVDHDGVDMVSFTGSTAVGRRIGAAAGGAVKRVALELGGKSASVVLPGADLARAVAGSVASVMSNSGQRCNALTRVLVRADRYEEAVALAAQTVAEYPPGDRIGPLVSAAQRDRVVSYMEKGLAEGARLVAGGPRPPLARGYYVAPTVFADVTPEMTIAQEEIFGPVVAFLRYEDEEDALRIANGTVYGLAGAVWGEPEAAAAFARRMQAGQVDVNGGRFNPLAPFGGYKQSGIGRELGAHGLAEYLHTKSLQF, encoded by the coding sequence ATGAAGGCCCACGAGGGGATGTACACGGACGGCGCGTGGCGGCCCGCCACCGGCACCGGCACCGTCACCGTGGTGAACCCGGCGACCGAGGAGCCCTTCGCCACGGTGCCGGCCGGCGGGGCGGAGGACGTCGACGCGGCCGTGCGCGCCGCCCGCGCGGCGTTCCCCGGCTGGTCCGCCACCCCGCCCGGCGAGCGCGCCGCCCACCTCACCGCCCTGCGCGACGCGCTCGCCGCCCGGCAGCACGAGATCGCCGAGACCGTCACCGCCGAGCTGGGCGCCCCGCCGAAGGCCGCGTACGCGGTGCACGCCGGACTTCCGGTCACCGTGGCCGGCTCGTACGCCGAGCTCCTGGCGACGTACCCGTTCGAGGAGAGGGTCGGCAACTCGACCGTGCTGCTGGAGCCGGTCGGTGTCGTCGGCGCGATCACGCCGTGGAACTATCCGCTCCACCAGATCGTCGCCAAGGTCGCCCCGGCCCTCGCGGCGGGCTGCACCGTCGTCGTCAAGCCCGCCGAGGAGACCCCGCTCACCGCGCGGCTCTTCGCCCGGTGCGTCCACGAGGCGGGCCTCCCCGCCGGTGTCGTCAACGTGGTCACCGGGCTCGGGCACGTCGCCGGCCGGGCCCTCGTCGACCACGACGGCGTCGACATGGTCTCCTTCACCGGTTCCACCGCCGTCGGCCGGCGCATCGGCGCGGCGGCCGGCGGCGCGGTCAAGCGCGTCGCCCTGGAGCTGGGCGGCAAGTCCGCGAGCGTCGTCCTGCCCGGCGCCGACCTCGCCCGGGCGGTCGCCGGGAGCGTCGCGAGCGTCATGTCCAACTCCGGCCAGCGGTGCAACGCCCTCACCCGCGTCCTGGTCCGCGCGGACCGCTACGAGGAGGCCGTCGCCCTCGCCGCCCAGACCGTCGCGGAGTACCCGCCCGGCGACCGGATCGGCCCGCTCGTCAGCGCCGCCCAGCGCGACCGCGTGGTCTCCTATATGGAGAAGGGCCTCGCCGAGGGCGCCCGGCTCGTCGCGGGCGGCCCCCGGCCTCCCCTGGCGCGCGGCTACTACGTCGCGCCGACCGTCTTCGCCGACGTGACACCGGAGATGACGATCGCCCAGGAGGAGATCTTCGGCCCGGTCGTGGCGTTCCTGCGGTACGAGGACGAGGAGGACGCCCTGCGCATCGCCAACGGCACGGTCTACGGCCTCGCGGGCGCCGTGTGGGGCGAGCCGGAGGCCGCCGCCGCCTTCGCCCGCCGGATGCAGGCCGGGCAGGTCGACGTCAACGGCGGCCGCTTCAACCCGCTGGCCCCGTTCGGCGGGTACAAGCAGTCCGGCATCGGCCGGGAACTGGGCGCCCACGGCCTGGCCGAGTACCTCCACACCAAGTCCCTCCAGTTCTGA
- a CDS encoding DMT family transporter: MDSPPPSPSSSRARWAALAAAAVSVVLWASAFVSIRSAGTAYSPGALALGRLLAGSLALGCLLLVRREGLPPRAALPGIAVSGLLWFGVYMVVLNWGEREVDAGTAAMVVNTGPILIVLLGTRFLGEAAPPRLVAGTVLSFAGAVAVGLSLSDEGRASVLGVGLCLLAAAGYAAGVVAQKPALRHASALQVTGYGCLVGTVACLPFSGALVAEAGRAPPSATLNMVYLGVFPTALAFTTWAYALARTPAGRMGATTYAVPALVVPMSWLALGEVPGMLTLAGGALCLAGVAVSRSRPRPAPDGAVARPGAGRRADREAPGQEGVRAAGAPRRPGR, encoded by the coding sequence ATGGATTCCCCTCCCCCTTCCCCTTCCTCCTCGCGTGCGCGCTGGGCCGCCCTCGCGGCGGCCGCCGTCAGCGTCGTCCTGTGGGCGTCGGCGTTCGTGTCGATCCGCAGCGCGGGCACGGCCTACTCGCCCGGGGCCCTGGCGCTCGGACGGCTGCTCGCCGGTTCGCTCGCCCTGGGGTGCCTGCTGCTGGTGCGCCGCGAGGGGCTGCCGCCGCGCGCCGCCCTGCCGGGCATCGCCGTGTCGGGGCTGCTGTGGTTCGGGGTGTACATGGTGGTGCTCAACTGGGGCGAGCGCGAGGTCGACGCGGGGACGGCCGCCATGGTGGTGAACACCGGGCCGATCCTCATCGTGCTGCTGGGCACCCGGTTCCTGGGCGAGGCGGCGCCGCCCCGGCTGGTGGCCGGCACGGTGCTGTCGTTCGCGGGGGCCGTCGCGGTCGGGCTGTCGCTGTCGGACGAGGGGCGGGCGTCGGTGCTCGGCGTGGGCCTGTGCCTGCTCGCGGCGGCCGGGTACGCGGCCGGGGTGGTCGCGCAGAAACCGGCGCTGCGGCACGCGAGCGCCCTGCAGGTGACCGGGTACGGGTGCCTGGTCGGGACAGTGGCGTGCCTGCCGTTCTCCGGGGCGCTGGTCGCCGAGGCCGGACGGGCGCCGCCGTCCGCCACGTTGAACATGGTGTACCTGGGGGTCTTCCCGACCGCGCTGGCGTTCACCACGTGGGCGTACGCGCTGGCCCGCACGCCGGCCGGGCGGATGGGGGCGACGACGTACGCGGTGCCCGCGCTGGTGGTGCCGATGTCGTGGCTGGCGCTGGGCGAGGTGCCCGGGATGCTGACGCTGGCCGGCGGGGCGCTGTGCCTGGCGGGGGTGGCGGTCTCGCGCTCCCGGCCGCGCCCCGCCCCGGACGGGGCCGTGGCGCGGCCGGGGGCCGGGAGGCGCGCGGACCGGGAGGCGCCCGGGCAGGAGGGCGTCCGGGCGGCGGGCGCGCCCCGCCGCCCGGGGCGCTAG